From Pseudomonas poae, the proteins below share one genomic window:
- a CDS encoding response regulator: MNRDIQLLIVDDNAATRYALRRRLESHHYHVLEAGTGQEGLDLIASEKIDGLILDVNLPDMSGFDIVRVLRADPITALLPVVHVSAASIETGDIITGLDAGADAYLIHPVDPDVLLATLRTLLRVRDTEYALRESEARFREIFFNISAPIAVMDAQLKVHECNHAFAQLIHDNLNPDALLECFAADQLTVIQELCQRLAAGERWKGTLQMKVDGQLRETEWQISPYRRAELSLVFVEDVTEHRHRERHQQAELANATNQLARTEAQLLQAQKMDALGKLTGGIAHDFNNLLTGIITSLELIKKRIETQRTDKVVGYADAALSSALSAAGLTNRLLAFARQQPLDTRPIDINAHIRSLEELLVRTIGEHIALKLELTTNPAVAMVDPIQLESAVLNLVINARDALPKGGNIWVTTYPAYSNGNLKLENGPYIALSVRDNGVGIDHSVIDKVFDPFFTTKPVGQGTGLGLSTIYGFARQSGGDALIRSVTRQGTEVTIMLPAASGPASTATKPLAAPGQSSGEHVLIVEDMPSVRSFVAEVLIDAGYRCSLAADADEAIANLRSDPSVDLLLTDVGLPYMNGRELADIAREMHPALPILFMTGYAENAANRQSFLGEGMDLISKPFHIDELLEKIRRGLEGTAGAG; the protein is encoded by the coding sequence ATGAATCGTGACATCCAACTGCTGATCGTCGACGACAACGCCGCCACCCGCTATGCCCTGCGCCGCCGCCTGGAGAGCCATCACTACCACGTGCTCGAAGCCGGCACCGGGCAGGAGGGGCTGGACCTGATCGCCAGCGAAAAAATCGATGGGCTGATCCTCGACGTCAACCTGCCGGACATGAGCGGCTTCGACATCGTGCGCGTGTTGCGCGCCGATCCGATCACGGCCCTGCTGCCGGTGGTGCATGTGTCGGCGGCCTCGATCGAGACCGGCGATATCATCACCGGCCTGGACGCCGGTGCCGATGCCTACCTGATCCACCCGGTCGACCCCGATGTGCTGCTGGCGACCCTGCGCACCTTGCTGCGCGTGCGCGACACCGAATATGCGTTGCGTGAAAGCGAGGCGCGCTTTCGCGAGATTTTCTTCAATATCAGCGCGCCGATTGCGGTGATGGATGCACAGCTCAAGGTCCACGAATGCAATCACGCCTTCGCCCAGCTGATTCACGACAACCTCAACCCCGATGCCCTGCTCGAGTGCTTTGCCGCCGATCAGCTCACCGTCATCCAGGAGCTGTGCCAGCGCCTGGCGGCCGGTGAACGCTGGAAGGGCACGCTGCAAATGAAGGTCGACGGCCAACTGCGCGAGACCGAATGGCAGATTTCGCCCTATCGTCGCGCCGAATTGAGCCTGGTGTTTGTGGAGGATGTCACCGAGCACCGTCACCGCGAACGCCACCAACAGGCCGAGCTGGCCAACGCCACCAACCAGCTGGCACGGACCGAGGCGCAGTTGTTGCAGGCGCAGAAAATGGACGCCCTGGGCAAGCTGACCGGCGGCATCGCCCACGACTTCAACAACCTGCTGACCGGGATTATCACCAGCCTGGAGCTGATCAAAAAACGCATCGAAACCCAGCGCACCGACAAAGTCGTGGGCTACGCCGATGCGGCACTAAGCTCGGCCCTCAGCGCCGCTGGCCTGACCAACCGCCTGCTGGCCTTTGCCCGCCAGCAACCGTTGGACACCCGGCCGATCGATATCAACGCGCATATCCGCTCGCTGGAGGAACTGCTGGTGCGCACCATCGGCGAACATATCGCGCTGAAGCTGGAACTGACCACCAATCCCGCTGTGGCGATGGTCGATCCGATCCAGCTGGAAAGCGCGGTACTCAACCTGGTGATCAACGCCCGCGACGCGCTGCCCAAGGGCGGCAATATCTGGGTGACCACATACCCGGCCTACTCCAACGGCAACCTGAAACTGGAAAACGGCCCCTACATTGCCCTGTCGGTGCGCGATAACGGTGTGGGCATCGACCACAGCGTCATCGATAAAGTCTTCGACCCCTTCTTCACCACCAAGCCCGTGGGCCAGGGCACCGGGCTGGGCCTGTCGACCATCTACGGGTTCGCCCGCCAGTCGGGTGGCGACGCGCTGATCCGCAGCGTCACCCGCCAAGGCACCGAAGTGACCATCATGCTACCCGCCGCCAGCGGCCCCGCCAGCACCGCGACCAAGCCATTGGCGGCTCCCGGCCAAAGCAGCGGCGAGCACGTGCTGATCGTGGAAGACATGCCCTCGGTGCGCAGCTTTGTCGCCGAAGTACTGATCGACGCCGGCTACCGCTGCAGCCTGGCCGCCGATGCTGACGAAGCGATCGCCAACCTGCGCAGCGACCCCAGTGTCGACCTGTTGCTCACCGATGTCGGCTTGCCCTATATGAACGGGCGCGAACTGGCGGACATCGCACGCGAAATGCATCCCGCGCTGCCGATTCTGTTCATGACCGGCTACGCAGAGAATGCGGCGAATCGGCAGAGCTTCCTGGGTGAAGGCATGGACCTGATTTCCAAACCCTTCCATATCGACGAGTTGCTGGAGAAGATTAGGCGTGGGCTGGAGGGGACTGCAGGCGCCGGTTAA